The stretch of DNA TCGAACAATATAGTTGAGACGCTCTAAATCAGTTTCGATAATCATTAGTTGTAATTTAAAGTCTCCGGATAATACACCACTGTCGCCATTCATATCACCATATTCGTGAGattctaataaatattgttgttggttaGACATCATTGTTAAAACAGTGGACATTAAATCTTGTTTGTATGGCAATAATTCCGGAGCCATACGTTCGTTGATCATAGCTCTTAGCAAGTCTTGATATAAGTTGATAGACGATGTTTTACTGCTAATCTTTTCATCTTTTGAAGActcttcaaattcttttaaaatatcGTCAATATCCATTGTGTAGTATCCAGGTGTTGAAAATGGTCTCTGTATTTGAAATTGCAAgtcgaaaaaaaaaaaaaatctgtCAAAACATGGAAAGATATTTGGTAAAATGCTCTTTTTGTTTGACGCGTTTTATAAACCGTTAAAGTGGTCCTACAACTACTACAAGATCGCCTAATGTCAATTTCCCATTCTGATCGTcaacaattattagaaCAAAAACGGCAGAGATTACAGGAATTGAAACAGAGACGTTTGTTACAACAACTGTCTCGGCTGCCCACACCTGAAGAACCGCATGCGTTGTTATTTAAAAAGCGTGTTGATGCAACAACGCAAACACAATACGATgaaatatcatcaaataaagCAAACCCCATCAACCAGGTAACAAAGAaggaaattgataaatacGACAAATCTGTTCAAACTACAACACCGATCCAAATTGAAACACCATCTGTACCTGCTGAGAAAAAAGTCAACCTTCTTGACAAGCAAGCCATTTGtgaaaatgatttgaatgaaGCTTTGACAACTTCCATCAAAACGGTgaataaaattcaaattaccAAGACAATCCAACTAGACCAATCAGCAAAACGTGCTTCGGATGTGAATTTGCTTTCGGGATTTAACATCACAGCAACTCATAATTTCAAACAGACAATTCGGTGTATGGATGTGTTGTCCAAGTCGTTAGCACTTGCGTTTACAGATAATGAAGCCGTGGTATATGATTTCCAGGAATCACAGTTTTTCCCTGAGTTTTACTTGAAGTCACTCTCAGGAATTGAAATCATgcaatttgataaatataaCAACCACCGAATAGTAGGGGGCTTGAGTAATGGTGGAATCTGTATATGGGAGTTGGGAAATAGTAGTATTTCTTTGATGCCAGTTTTGTCTACTCCGTTGTACTCGTCTATCCTTCGAACATCAGCATTGCTGCATTTAGataaaattgtttatttgacTCAGTTTCTTTTAGATGGTAATCCTTGTATCTTATCTGTGTCACGAGATGGTGTCGTTAATGTTTGGTCTGCAAACTTATTGGTGGAGCCAAAGTTGtcttttaaaatatttgggTCTACAAGAAAAGCTGACGATCTGCAAGTCATGAATGGATTGTATTTGGGACCAGATGAGATTGTTGGTACAAATTTTATTCTCGATTTAATTGTTGCTACAAACGATGGGAGAATATATAAAGGTAATGGCGAACTTGTACATGAGGACTGTCTATCTATTATTGGTTCATTAATCAAACTTGATAACCTTATAATATCGAGTCATTCTGAATGGAACttcaaaatttggaaaCAGCAACAAGTTCAGCCGTTCAAGGACATTCCAACACCATATATTGTCCGTCAGATGATAATCAGACCTCAAAGAAAATTGCAATTGGTAACTGTTGGGTATCCAAATTTGGCGAATAGTCGTTATGTTGTGGATATCTGGGATTTGAGCAAGAAGATATATTCTCCTATCACCACCATAATGGAATCTGTcgataaaattgatgatattgcCTTTAATGAAACTGGTGACACtttcattgttgttgtaaaagGTAATATGACTGTTTACTCCATTGATGATTCAAAGTTTTccagatttgaaaaagatgatTCCCATTTTGATAAAGGTATATAACTAGTGTacatttaatattattctATACAAACTGACTAAATAATCTGTCTCTTGAAGTGATGCTGATATCTCCAgcaattgttgtttcttgTGGGATTTGACCTAAAGAAATGCAATTATTAGTTGCTAGaactaataattcaaaaaagCATTTAGTAGCTTCCTTTCTAGAATTGATGCGATCCTTGTTTTTGCTGACAACTCCTAACGGCAATTTATCAGGATTTCTGTGATGTATTTCTGAATCTGTCTCA from Candida albicans SC5314 chromosome R, complete sequence encodes:
- a CDS encoding uncharacterized protein (Ortholog of C. dubliniensis CD36 : Cd36_35360, C. parapsilosis CDC317 : CPAR2_200320, Candida tenuis NRRL Y-1498 : CANTEDRAFT_136418 and Debaryomyces hansenii CBS767 : DEHA2A14080g); protein product: MSISHSDRQQLLEQKRQRLQELKQRRLLQQSSRSPTPEEPHALLFKKRVDATTQTQYDEISSNKANPINQVTKKEIDKYDKSVQTTTPIQIETPSVPAEKKVNLLDKQAICENDLNEALTTSIKTVNKIQITKTIQLDQSAKRASDVNLLSGFNITATHNFKQTIRCMDVLSKSLALAFTDNEAVVYDFQESQFFPEFYLKSLSGIEIMQFDKYNNHRIVGGLSNGGICIWELGNSSISLMPVLSTPLYSSILRTSALSHLDKIVYLTQFLLDGNPCILSVSRDGVVNVWSANLLVEPKLSFKIFGSTRKADDSQVMNGLYLGPDEIVGTNFILDLIVATNDGRIYKGNGELVHEDCLSIIGSLIKLDNLIISSHSEWNFKIWKQQQVQPFKDIPTPYIVRQMIIRPQRKLQLVTVGYPNLANSRYVVDIWDLSKKIYSPITTIMESVDKIDDIAFNETGDTFIVVVKGNMTVYSIDDSKFSRFEKDDSHFDKGI